The following are from one region of the Arthrobacter sp. TMP15 genome:
- a CDS encoding AlkA N-terminal domain-containing protein: MSIKLDFTPPFDPGIFDFLAARAVTGVEEADSLCYARTVLLDGGHGWLRVSWDGQALWLEQDLEDPADAAQLLGKVRHLFNLDHIPH; encoded by the coding sequence ATGAGCATTAAACTCGATTTCACTCCCCCGTTTGATCCGGGAATCTTTGACTTCCTCGCTGCCCGTGCAGTGACCGGGGTCGAGGAGGCTGATTCGCTATGTTATGCCCGGACGGTGTTGCTCGATGGCGGGCATGGATGGCTCCGCGTTAGCTGGGACGGGCAAGCGTTATGGTTGGAGCAAGATTTGGAGGACCCAGCCGACGCTGCCCAACTATTGGGCAAAGTCCGCCATCTCTTTAATCTGGATCACATCCCGCACTAG
- a CDS encoding DNA-3-methyladenine glycosylase, whose product MGEQVNILELLQRPAIEVAPYLLGALVRHESPEGPVAVRLTEVEAYLGPADSDAPDPGAHSYRGKTNRNAVMFGPPGHLYVYFTYGLHFCANLVCRPEGTSSGCLMRAGEVVEGLELARLRRPTSKRDSELAQGPARLTKAMGISGEHNGIPALAGEVTVTLPETPVSGVMTGPRVGISGSGGTAEYPWRFWIGGDPTVSRFKPGVIRAPRRGVKAGPGLR is encoded by the coding sequence ATGGGCGAACAAGTTAACATCCTTGAACTTCTTCAGAGGCCTGCCATCGAGGTGGCACCATACCTGCTGGGTGCACTGGTGCGCCATGAAAGTCCGGAAGGTCCGGTGGCCGTCCGCCTGACCGAGGTGGAAGCATACCTAGGACCAGCCGATTCTGATGCTCCGGATCCCGGCGCGCACAGCTATCGAGGCAAGACTAACCGTAACGCTGTAATGTTCGGTCCGCCCGGTCACCTCTATGTGTACTTCACCTATGGTCTGCACTTCTGTGCCAACCTCGTGTGCAGGCCGGAAGGGACCTCGTCAGGTTGTCTGATGAGAGCCGGAGAAGTCGTAGAAGGTCTAGAGTTAGCGCGCTTGCGCCGTCCAACTTCCAAGCGTGACTCTGAACTTGCGCAGGGGCCGGCGAGACTTACTAAGGCGATGGGAATTTCTGGGGAACACAATGGAATCCCCGCCCTTGCCGGTGAAGTGACAGTGACACTTCCGGAAACACCAGTGAGTGGGGTTATGACGGGACCGCGAGTCGGTATCAGTGGGTCTGGTGGCACAGCCGAGTACCCTTGGCGATTTTGGATCGGTGGGGATCCAACAGTCTCGAGATTCAAACCCGGAGTGATTCGTGCACCACGTCGGGGCGTAAAAGCAGGTCCAGGACTTAGGTAA
- a CDS encoding adenine phosphoribosyltransferase: MEQCPQVSTVIENLCATVQDYPSPGIVFKDLTPVFADGPALKLVVDSITAAFSGEFDAVAGVEARGFLLAAAAAYATGTGVITIRKAGKLPREVYAQSYELEYGHATLELHQEDVPAGTRVLILDDVLATGGTLSAAAALLELTGAVVAGIGVVLEIDTLSGRETLNSHDVVSLLHV, encoded by the coding sequence GTGGAGCAATGTCCCCAAGTGTCCACCGTCATTGAGAATTTATGCGCCACCGTTCAGGACTACCCCTCGCCCGGGATCGTGTTTAAAGATCTCACCCCTGTTTTTGCCGACGGGCCGGCTCTGAAACTGGTGGTGGATTCCATCACTGCGGCCTTCAGTGGAGAGTTTGATGCCGTGGCCGGAGTGGAGGCTCGTGGTTTTCTCCTAGCGGCTGCCGCCGCCTACGCCACTGGAACCGGTGTAATCACTATCCGCAAGGCCGGAAAACTGCCGCGCGAAGTTTATGCCCAGAGCTATGAGCTTGAGTATGGTCATGCAACCCTGGAACTGCATCAGGAAGATGTCCCTGCTGGCACGCGTGTATTAATACTCGATGACGTCCTGGCCACGGGTGGAACGCTCAGTGCCGCTGCTGCACTGCTTGAACTTACAGGCGCCGTCGTGGCAGGCATCGGGGTGGTGCTGGAAATTGACACACTCTCGGGACGCGAGACTCTTAACAGCCATGACGTGGTTTCCCTGCTTCACGTGTAG
- a CDS encoding AAA family ATPase has protein sequence MYDDELAQERSYVDGLYSRLDELRAEKVEQLGDVRRTKSMGTHQNRSERDAFATLYENRLAQLNAVDDKLVFGRLDLDDGQARYIGRIGLSTKDLRQLMVDWRAPEAGTFYQATAFERLGVRRRRHLLLNGRNVKAIEDDVLDHTMLVDGEHLQGEGALLAALNSKRTGRMNDIVGTIQAEQDRIIRSPLSGALVVQGGPGTGKTAVALHRAAYLLYTHRERLQAAGVLLVGPSNAFMKYIERVLPSLGETGVVMASVGNLFPGVQATAAESPEMAELKGRIGMAQIVANAVANRQRTPCEDVRLDVEGTRLILTVRQVRRARDKARATGLPHNEARVTFVKTLLRELTEQLREHIESAGAGNNADRSYLGEDVRSARDVRVILNLCWMPMSAQQLINDMFSKPEILAAVTPEFSQAERDLLLRSPGSPWSESDIPLLDEAAELLGDMDASGGRAQASAQSQRKRDLANAEKAISNMNQQLEDSGVDGILTAEQLADYNLVEAESQTSAERALTDRSWAYGHVVVDEAQELSPMQWRLLVRRCPVKSFTIVGDIAQTSSAAGAMSWDRALTPLLGDRWNIEELTVNYRTPTQIAEAAVRMANAAGQVVSAPKAVRDGEWEPIVDFVDASEVINQVVAVVPAETAAVGGGLLAVITPASMVRATAAALRSVYGNRIGHGAGSLEQNIVVIDPHEAKGLEFDGVIIVEPAALLAGASGRVGDLYVSMTRPTRRLRLITSEPLPAGIQK, from the coding sequence ATGTATGACGACGAGTTGGCCCAAGAACGCAGCTATGTTGACGGTCTTTATTCACGCTTAGATGAACTTCGCGCTGAAAAGGTCGAGCAACTCGGTGATGTGCGCCGGACTAAATCCATGGGCACACATCAGAACCGTTCCGAACGAGACGCTTTTGCAACGTTATACGAGAACCGTCTGGCACAGCTGAATGCAGTTGATGACAAACTCGTGTTTGGCCGGCTGGACCTAGATGATGGGCAAGCCAGATATATTGGCCGCATAGGCCTTTCCACCAAGGATTTGCGTCAGCTGATGGTTGACTGGCGCGCCCCCGAAGCCGGTACTTTCTATCAGGCCACCGCCTTTGAGCGGTTGGGGGTGCGTCGCCGTCGTCATTTGTTGTTAAACGGGCGCAATGTCAAAGCCATAGAGGATGACGTTCTTGACCACACAATGCTTGTTGACGGTGAACACTTACAGGGCGAAGGTGCGCTGCTGGCTGCACTAAATTCCAAGCGCACGGGCCGCATGAATGACATCGTCGGTACCATTCAGGCGGAGCAGGACAGGATCATTCGCTCACCTTTGAGTGGCGCATTAGTGGTCCAAGGCGGGCCCGGCACAGGAAAAACTGCCGTGGCGCTCCACCGGGCAGCATATCTGCTCTATACCCACCGCGAGCGACTTCAGGCTGCCGGTGTACTGCTGGTAGGACCTTCAAATGCGTTTATGAAATACATTGAGCGGGTTTTGCCTTCGCTGGGTGAGACAGGTGTAGTCATGGCAAGCGTCGGCAATCTTTTCCCCGGCGTCCAAGCAACTGCAGCCGAATCCCCTGAAATGGCAGAACTGAAGGGCCGCATCGGTATGGCCCAGATTGTGGCAAACGCCGTCGCGAACCGTCAGCGAACCCCTTGTGAAGATGTCAGGCTCGACGTCGAAGGCACACGTTTGATTCTTACCGTTCGTCAAGTACGCCGTGCCAGAGACAAGGCTCGGGCCACAGGTCTGCCGCACAACGAAGCGCGCGTAACTTTCGTGAAAACTCTGCTGCGCGAACTTACCGAGCAACTGCGTGAACACATTGAATCTGCGGGTGCTGGCAACAACGCAGATAGGTCATATCTGGGCGAGGATGTCCGCTCTGCACGCGACGTTCGCGTGATACTCAACCTGTGTTGGATGCCCATGAGCGCTCAGCAGCTTATCAATGACATGTTCAGCAAACCCGAGATCCTTGCTGCAGTCACACCGGAATTTAGCCAAGCAGAACGGGATTTACTGCTGCGCAGTCCGGGCTCGCCCTGGAGCGAGTCTGATATACCCCTGCTCGATGAGGCAGCCGAACTTCTCGGTGACATGGATGCCAGCGGCGGGCGCGCTCAAGCAAGTGCGCAGTCACAGAGGAAGCGCGACCTAGCTAACGCCGAAAAGGCTATCTCCAACATGAACCAACAGTTGGAAGACTCCGGCGTGGACGGCATCCTTACGGCTGAGCAGCTGGCTGATTACAACCTTGTTGAAGCCGAATCGCAGACCAGTGCCGAGCGTGCCCTGACTGACAGGTCTTGGGCGTACGGCCATGTGGTGGTTGATGAGGCCCAGGAACTTTCGCCCATGCAGTGGCGTCTGTTGGTGCGCCGCTGTCCCGTGAAGTCATTCACAATTGTTGGTGATATTGCTCAAACAAGTTCCGCGGCTGGAGCCATGTCATGGGATCGGGCGTTGACTCCCTTGTTGGGGGACCGATGGAACATTGAGGAGTTGACTGTCAATTACCGCACGCCCACGCAAATCGCGGAGGCAGCAGTGCGCATGGCTAATGCTGCCGGCCAAGTGGTCTCTGCACCGAAGGCGGTGCGCGACGGTGAGTGGGAGCCCATCGTTGACTTCGTAGACGCTTCGGAAGTTATCAACCAGGTAGTTGCCGTGGTGCCGGCGGAAACGGCCGCCGTGGGTGGTGGGTTATTGGCAGTAATTACCCCCGCCTCCATGGTGCGCGCCACTGCCGCGGCCTTGCGGAGCGTCTATGGGAATCGTATTGGTCATGGGGCTGGCTCGCTGGAGCAAAATATCGTGGTGATCGATCCTCACGAGGCAAAGGGACTGGAGTTCGACGGCGTCATCATCGTTGAGCCGGCCGCTCTACTTGCAGGTGCAAGCGGTCGGGTCGGGGATCTCTACGTTTCAATGACCCGTCCAACCCGTCGCCTGCGGTTGATCACATCGGAACCTCTCCCCGCCGGTATCCAAAAGTAA
- the tyrS gene encoding tyrosine--tRNA ligase, with amino-acid sequence MSLQTNLRVPENDPSFANVWQELKWRGLVQVSTDEAALEGLLAGAPITYYCGFDPTAPSLHLGNLVQLLTMRRMQLAGHKPLGLVGGSTGLVGDPRPTAERTMNTKETVTEWVGFLQGQVQRFLSFEGENAARMVNNLDWTEPMSVLDFLRDVGKYFRVGTMIKKDIVASRLNSDDGISYAEFSYQILQGMDYLELFRQYGCVLQQGGSDQWGNLTSGTDLIRKVEGATVHALGTPLITNSDGTKFGKSEGNAIWLDAGMCSPFDMYQFWLNTADDDVVDRLKVFTFLSRKQIVEISESVTSKPQAREGQRTLAFQVTALVHGVDTTLKVIAASAALFGQGDLAKLDEGTLASATSELPRTSAPYDGLNIIELLVASGLSNSNSAARRTVSEGGAYVNNVKISDPDTILGAADALHGKYLLVRRGKRTLSMVELAN; translated from the coding sequence GTGTCTTTGCAAACTAACCTTCGCGTCCCCGAGAATGATCCCAGTTTCGCCAATGTGTGGCAGGAGCTCAAGTGGAGAGGCCTCGTTCAGGTCTCCACTGACGAGGCAGCCCTTGAGGGGCTACTCGCCGGTGCGCCGATCACGTACTATTGCGGTTTTGACCCCACCGCGCCTAGCCTGCACCTAGGCAATCTAGTGCAGCTCCTCACCATGCGGCGTATGCAGCTAGCTGGTCACAAACCGTTGGGGCTGGTGGGCGGATCAACTGGTTTGGTGGGGGACCCGCGTCCAACAGCGGAACGCACCATGAACACCAAGGAAACCGTTACCGAGTGGGTAGGGTTCCTCCAAGGACAGGTGCAGCGCTTCTTGTCCTTCGAAGGTGAGAACGCTGCGCGGATGGTCAACAATCTCGACTGGACCGAGCCCATGTCAGTGCTGGACTTCCTGCGCGACGTCGGTAAGTACTTCCGTGTGGGCACGATGATCAAAAAAGACATTGTTGCTTCGCGGCTGAATTCCGACGACGGCATTAGCTACGCTGAATTCAGTTACCAAATCCTCCAGGGTATGGATTACCTTGAGCTTTTCCGCCAATACGGATGTGTTCTGCAGCAAGGTGGCTCCGACCAGTGGGGGAACCTGACCAGCGGCACGGACTTGATTCGCAAAGTTGAGGGAGCCACCGTTCATGCGCTGGGTACACCGCTGATCACCAACTCAGACGGCACCAAATTTGGCAAGAGCGAAGGCAACGCCATCTGGCTCGACGCCGGCATGTGCAGCCCCTTTGACATGTATCAGTTCTGGCTAAACACTGCCGATGACGATGTGGTTGATCGCCTGAAGGTCTTCACGTTTCTATCGCGTAAACAGATCGTTGAGATTTCGGAGTCAGTGACATCAAAGCCGCAGGCTCGTGAAGGCCAGCGCACTCTAGCATTCCAAGTGACTGCTCTTGTTCATGGAGTGGATACCACCTTGAAGGTCATCGCAGCCTCTGCCGCGCTTTTTGGCCAAGGAGATCTAGCCAAACTTGATGAGGGGACCCTGGCCTCGGCGACCAGTGAATTGCCACGTACAAGCGCCCCGTACGACGGATTGAACATTATTGAACTCCTAGTTGCTTCGGGGCTATCCAACAGCAACTCTGCCGCTCGCCGGACGGTGAGCGAAGGCGGAGCCTACGTAAACAACGTCAAGATCAGTGATCCGGACACTATTTTGGGTGCTGCCGATGCATTGCATGGGAAGTACCTGCTGGTCCGTCGAGGAAAACGCACCCTGTCCATGGTGGAGCTGGCCAACTAG